Part of the Pyramidobacter piscolens W5455 genome is shown below.
CCTCTGCGAGCTGATCGACGCGGGCGAGGCCCGTCCGGCGCTGGTCGTCGGCGTGCCCGTCGGCTTCGTCAACGTGATCGAGTCCAAGGAGCGCTTGGCGCGCACCGCCGTGCCCTCGATCGTCGCCATGGGACGCAAGGGCGGTTCCGCCGTCGCCTCGGCGATCCTCAACGCGCTGCTCTATGGAATTACACGTTAGCGAGGGCCTGCGCGAAGGCTTCACCACCGGCAGCTGCGCGGCCGCGGCCGCCCAGGCTTCGGCGCTGCGCCTCACTACGGGCAGGTGCCCCGCGCAGGTGCGCATCGTCGCGCCCGTTGGCAAGGAACTCACGCTCGACATCGTCGAGTACGCCTTTCCGGCCTGCGGCGTCGTCAAGGACGCCGGCGACGATCCCGACGCCACCGATGGCATGACGGTGATCTCGTCGGTGGAGCTGGGCGACGGCGACGGCCCCATCGCCTTCAAGGCCGGCCCGGGCGTGGGCACGGTGACGTTGCCGGGACTGAAGATCCCCGTCGGCGAAGCGGCCGTCAATCCCGTGCCGCGCCGGATGATCGAGGAAGCGCTGCGCGCCGTCATTGGCCCGCGCCGCGCCCGCGTCACCATTTCCATTCCCGGCGGCGAGGAAAAAGCCGCGCGCACGTTCAATCCCCGTCTCGGCATCGCCGGCGGTTTGTCGGTGCTGGGCACGACGGGGATCGTCAAGCCGTACAACGTCGAATCGGTCTACGCGTCCTTTTCGCTGGAACTGAACACATTTGCCTCGTCGGGGCTGAAGTGCGTCGGCCTGTGCTTCGGCAACAGCGGCGAAAAGGCCATGCGCCGTGTCTGGAACATCGGCGGGCGCGTCATCATGCACACGGGCAACTACATTGGCTTCGTGCTCGACGAGGCGCTGCGGCTCAAGATCGAACGCGCGCTGATCTGCGGCCACCCGGGCAAGCTGCTCAAGGTTGCCGCGGGGACGTTCGACACCTACAACCGCACCGGCGACGGCCGGCGCGAAGCGCTCTGCACGCAGGCCGCTCTTGCCGGAGCCGGGCGCGAGATCGTCAGGAAACTTTACGAGAGCACCACGACCGAGGTCGCCATGCAGATCGTCCGCGAAGAAAAACTCGACTTCCTCTGGACGACGCTGGCCGAAGTGACGGCGAAACGCTGCCGCGAGCGGATGTTCGGAGAACTCGCCGTAGAAGCCGCTTTTATCGACAATGAGGGCCACCTGCTGGGCGCGAGCTCCGGCGCGGCGGCCTTCGCGGAGGAACTCGCCCATGCGCAATAAACTTTTCGTCGTCGGCGTCGGCCCAGGCGGCGCCGATCAGCTGACGTTCGCCGCGCGGGAAACGATCCGCGGCGCCGGGTGCGTCGTCG
Proteins encoded:
- the cbiD gene encoding cobalt-precorrin-5B (C(1))-methyltransferase CbiD, which encodes MELHVSEGLREGFTTGSCAAAAAQASALRLTTGRCPAQVRIVAPVGKELTLDIVEYAFPACGVVKDAGDDPDATDGMTVISSVELGDGDGPIAFKAGPGVGTVTLPGLKIPVGEAAVNPVPRRMIEEALRAVIGPRRARVTISIPGGEEKAARTFNPRLGIAGGLSVLGTTGIVKPYNVESVYASFSLELNTFASSGLKCVGLCFGNSGEKAMRRVWNIGGRVIMHTGNYIGFVLDEALRLKIERALICGHPGKLLKVAAGTFDTYNRTGDGRREALCTQAALAGAGREIVRKLYESTTTEVAMQIVREEKLDFLWTTLAEVTAKRCRERMFGELAVEAAFIDNEGHLLGASSGAAAFAEELAHAQ